TGCACATCTCACCTGGGCCGCGAACCTCGGGCATCGTCGCATCGGAGAGTTTCCGGATGCGATAAATCGCACCCCTACATGGAGATGCGCCGATCCGAATCCGCGAGGATGGGGTTCGCGGTCGGTCCGACCACGGGCATCTCCGCGCTTGCTCTAGGCGGCGTTTGCGTCCTTGCGGCCGATGGCCCAGAGGCGGAGGAGCAGCTCCTCCATGGCCTGGCGGTCGCTGAGGGATGCAGACTTGAGCAGGCGGTCGCTGCGGAGAAGCTCGGTCAGCGCCTGGTCCACCTCGGCAAGCGTCCACTTCTTCGCGGTGGGGACGATGCGCTTCGCCATCCAGCGCTGGAACGGCTTCAGCTCGCGCTCCAGCGCGCCCTGGCCGCCCGCGCACACGAGGCCCACGCGAAGGATCTGCGCCGTCATCCCGATGATGAGGCCCACGCCGGATTCGCCGCTCTCCAGCAGGATGGGCAGCGCCGCCACCGCCTCGCGGAATCGCCGTTCGGCCACCATGTCGAACCACGCCCAGCGGTCCTGCTTGGGCAGCGCGCCGCCCACCGCCCGCACGTCGTCCAGCCCGATCCGCTTCCGGTCCTGCGCGTACGCCACCAGCTTCGTCACCTCGGCCGAGAGGGTGCCCAGGTCCACGCCGATGGCGCCCACCAGCGCCCGCGCCGCGTCGGAGTCCATCTCCACCCCGTGCTCGCGCTGCGCGTGGTCCATCACCCAGCCCGGCGCGTCCATCGCGTCGAGCGCCGGGTACTCCACGGAGACGGCCGCGCGCTGCAAGTCGTCGTAGAACTTGGCCTTGGAGCCGGACGGGATGGACGCGGAGATGATCAGCGCCAGCCCCGGCTCGGGCTTCACAGCCGCCGCCAGCAGCACCTCGCGCGCCTTCACCGACAGGC
This Longimicrobiaceae bacterium DNA region includes the following protein-coding sequences:
- the holA gene encoding DNA polymerase III subunit delta; protein product: MPQISQDALARTLRDRSQGSVFFFHGGEDYLREQAVDRAVAAYLDEATRDFNFDQLRGADVTADDLASLLATPPMMAEWRVMVVRDAQGLSVKAREVLLAAAVKPEPGLALIISASIPSGSKAKFYDDLQRAAVSVEYPALDAMDAPGWVMDHAQREHGVEMDSDAARALVGAIGVDLGTLSAEVTKLVAYAQDRKRIGLDDVRAVGGALPKQDRWAWFDMVAERRFREAVAALPILLESGESGVGLIIGMTAQILRVGLVCAGGQGALERELKPFQRWMAKRIVPTAKKWTLAEVDQALTELLRSDRLLKSASLSDRQAMEELLLRLWAIGRKDANAA